The following are encoded together in the Hoplias malabaricus isolate fHopMal1 chromosome 3, fHopMal1.hap1, whole genome shotgun sequence genome:
- the pyyb gene encoding peptide YYb, with the protein MASSLRSWTGLLALVLCVLICLSSLAEAYPPKPEPPAGEVGPEEMAKYHTALRHYINLITRQRYGKRSEPEAVIADLLFGDDEQELRPRAEDRLAW; encoded by the exons ATGGCCAGCTCACTGCGATCCTGGACGGGGCTCTTGGCTCTCGTGCTCTGTGTTCTGATCTGCCTGAGCAGTCTGGCCGAAGCTTATCCGCCCAAACCTGAACCTCCGGCAGGAGAAGTGGGTCCGGAGGAGATGGCCAAATACCACACTGCCCTGCGGCACTACATCAACCTCATCACACGGCAGAG gTATGGGAAGAGATCCGAACCTGAGGCGGTGATTGCAGACTTACTTTTCGGTGATGATGAACAGGAATTAAGACCACG TGCTGAAGACCGTTTGGCCTGGTGA